From the Gallaecimonas mangrovi genome, one window contains:
- a CDS encoding type II toxin-antitoxin system RatA family toxin codes for MPRIQRQAQVPFSPQAMFDLVNDVPSYPAFLPGCVASRVLSQTDTTMTATLDVAKGPVRKSFTTRNTLYAPDRIAMELVNGPFKYLRGNWHFIANGEQGCTVKLEMEFEFSSALVGIAFGGIFQQLTLSMVNAFCKRAHEVYRP; via the coding sequence ATGCCGCGTATTCAGCGACAAGCGCAAGTGCCTTTTTCTCCTCAGGCCATGTTTGATTTGGTCAACGACGTACCCAGCTACCCGGCGTTCTTGCCTGGGTGTGTAGCATCGCGGGTGCTTAGCCAAACCGACACCACCATGACCGCAACCCTGGATGTGGCGAAAGGGCCGGTGCGTAAGTCATTTACCACTCGCAATACTCTTTATGCGCCAGACCGCATTGCTATGGAATTGGTCAATGGTCCTTTTAAGTATTTAAGGGGAAATTGGCACTTTATCGCCAATGGCGAGCAGGGCTGTACCGTAAAGCTGGAAATGGAATTTGAATTTTCTTCGGCCCTGGTCGGTATAGCCTTTGGTGGTATCTTCCAGCAATTAACCTTGTCAATGGTTAACGCTTTTTGTAAACGCGCCCATGAGGTTTACCGGCCGTGA
- the smpB gene encoding SsrA-binding protein SmpB, whose protein sequence is MTKKKALKGGDTDIAQNKKARHDYFIEETFEAGIALQGWEVKSLRAGKANISEAYVVLKDSEAYLFGATIQPLNTASTHVVVDPTRTRKLLLNQRELDTLYGQVHQKGKTVVPLKMYWSRAWAKLAIGIARGKKEHDKRDDVKDRDWQREKARVMKRG, encoded by the coding sequence ATGACCAAGAAAAAAGCCCTTAAGGGCGGTGACACTGACATCGCCCAGAACAAAAAAGCCCGCCACGATTATTTTATCGAAGAGACCTTTGAAGCCGGCATTGCCCTGCAAGGCTGGGAAGTCAAAAGTCTACGGGCAGGAAAAGCCAATATCAGCGAAGCCTACGTTGTATTAAAAGACAGCGAAGCCTACCTGTTTGGTGCCACCATTCAGCCCCTTAATACCGCCTCAACGCATGTTGTGGTGGACCCGACCCGTACCCGTAAGTTGCTGCTTAATCAGCGGGAGCTGGACACGCTGTATGGGCAGGTGCATCAAAAAGGCAAAACCGTTGTACCGCTGAAGATGTATTGGAGCCGCGCCTGGGCAAAACTGGCTATCGGTATTGCCCGCGGTAAAAAAGAGCACGATAAACGTGATGACGTGAAAGACCGAGACTGGCAGCGTGAGAAAGCCAGGGTCATGAAACGCGGTTAA